The genomic region TTTAATAACCCTAGTTAACTTTAGCTACAAGACTATCCAGTCTAGTGCAAAGAGTGTTAGAGTTATGAAGGAGAAATTTGAGAGGGCTTAGGAGGCAAAATATTTCTTCATGGATATTGATGTTGTTGAGAAAGGTAATAATGTTACATAGGAGGAGGGAAGAGGCCCTTGCACTCATACCAGAGCGAGTAGTAAGAAGATGGCAGATAAAGTTGTGCAAGATGtgagagaaatgaagaagttgtctATGAACCTTTTTTAGCTTGAAGTGGAGGCAGTTGAAGCTTTAAAGAATTTGAACTAGTTGtttcttatttttgttttgttttgtcttgCTCTATTTTTGTGTAGGTTGGCTGCATATTTATCGATGGTTTTTTGATGGCTTTTTTATGGCAGCTTTTTGTAaatagggtttcaagtcccttcaaaaccttcttgacCCTTTAATCAAAGACATGCATGAATCTTTAAATAATTTGCAATTGACATATAAAAATTGAATTGTTTGTCATCCAATAATATTCTGAAacaaaaattttaaatttgtatAAATACCCAACTTAGATACCTAACACTACAAATTTTCAAACAATAaacatattaatattaattttctttTCTATATTTGTCAGCTATTATAAATAACTTAAATCTATTTCTTCactttaatttataaaatatacTCTCCTCtacatttttttttctaatataatttttatttacataTTTTAATCTGTCTggaatataaattaatttataattaactgTGTACAGTCTCTTAATTACTCTATTTTAACTCgttataaaaaaaatcaatttgcaaGATGAAAAGAATAAATTGTTTGAATTGGGAAGGCATGTATGAAACACTAGACAACCACATCGCAGTTGGGTATTTGTTGGAACAGTGGCTATCCAACACACTGTTAAAAATCTCAAGCAACACCTTTTTAATTATTCATTGctataaataattcaaaaattcCAAATCATATATCAATCTTAATTATTTTTTGATATTAAAAATTTTCTTCCATTGTGCATCCAGTATGTTCAGATTTCAGTGGCGGCAGTGACTAACTACAAGTACACGGGTTTCCATTGATATCTGGTGAGTCACCATAAATATCTCATTCGCGTTAACTTAATCTATTAACCTTGGATGGGCTGCCATCTATTTACCGTCTACTTTTTTAATGTTCTACAGGGATAGTAAAGTGAGGTGTTACCAAAAACAATGGATATCTACCTTCTCTGTAATCTTTTTAGCTCAATTAAATATACAAAAGTAATTAAAGCTGGATCACTATAATATCAAATgtccttcaatgtcaaaattttaCGGCTTCATGCGCCTGCATATTTTACTAAACAATTTATGAAAAGCATATGTCGACATTAACAAAAACTACCAAATAGTTGATGGCCAGCTTGCTTCCTCAGTTACGTGAAACGTTTTTCCATCTGAAACGTGGGACACGCCGACCAGTGGGATTCCCAAGCATCCTACGCAGAGCGCACATTGGGCCATTGTTATCTGTTTGAAGGGAGGGCAGTAAAAAACTATAAATAGGAAATGCCATACTTGAACTTCTTCAAGCTGGTAGTTTGTCTTTGGATTTTTTTGAGTGAGAAATGGCATCCCGAATGAAGATAATATGTTATGTTCTATTGGGCCTTATATTTGCATCCACCCTGATTGACGCTGCAGTTGCGGAAGAGCGTGGTGGTGGAGAGCGTGGCGGTGGAGGAGGGCGTGGTGGAGGAGGTGGACGTGGTGGTGGTCCAGGgcatggtgatggtggtggtggaggaggacgtGGACTGAGCGAGACTGATGGTGGTCCAGGACGTGGTGGTGGACGCGGTGGAGGTGGTCCAGGacgtggtggtggtggtggtcgtGGAGGTGGTCCTCCTGGCCATGGTATCTAGGAGTAAGGGGTCTGAATTGGTGTAGACGGACAGCAGAAGTAGTTTGGATATAGTGTTAAGTAGGAACCATAAAATAAAGCTGATCTTGGTCACTTGTTGCTCAGTTACTTAGTAGCGATGTATGTACGTCTGTATGTGTGACAGTTCATGTTTGACATAAATTTAAGAGCATATATGCTATAAAATCTCAAAAGTCTTTTAATGTGTTTGTTTCTAGAGTGTCTACAAGTATATGATATGAGAGTTTCATTAACAAGTTGGTATATAGATAATATGTTTTTGAAGAGTAGGGTGATTATTTGGTTTTAATTtgagatcaatgagacattttagtTAAGATTTATTAGATATTTTATAATTGTAATAAGGGATTAAGTGTAATGATGTTCGGTGAGCATATTATCAAATatacttaaaaaaattaaaattttataaagtATATTTTTGGTCATATAATTCAAACTCGTACATatgaaaataagaaaaaatgttttggatgtaCTTTCTATGGATGCACTTTCACAATGGTTGTTCGCATGTATGCTTTGGATGTACTTGCATGTATTCATTGTTTGGTTTATTTCTTCATGTTTCTTATGCAAGTAATGTCATTCTCAATTACATGGTAAATAGTTTATAGGATACTCACGTGATTTTTAATTAACCTGCCACTAGGCAATCTCCATTTTGGTTGCAAGATAAATTGCCAAACTGAATAATTGATAGAATTTAAACATAATTATGATTGCAGGCTATCAAGCCAGATGATTACAATTGTTGATATGTGCTACTATGTTTTTGTTGGCTTTCTGCATCTTATCATGCATCTTAGAATTTGGACATATCCATGTTATACCACAATTATAATCAAGCAATTTCCAATTTGTATAGCTCTAACTACCATATGTATAAAGCTTTTAATATTGCTTTCATATCATTCGCACTATCCAAGTATACTTATATATGTGTATACTTTATACCATGTATTGCTACATTTGCAACTTTTATACAACTCAATTGTTGCTTCTTtttctttatattatttattttgcaCTCACAATTTATACATAATTTAACTATTGCTTCTTTAACATATTATAGTTAAAAAataagtcaatttctttttgttctGCAGGGTCATTTGCCACTCTGAACAATTCACACAATTTAAACATAAATATGACTACATGGTAGCAAGTTAGGTATGATTACAGTTGTTGATGTTTGATGTTATGATTCCTTTCACTTTCCACTTCTTATCATGCATCTTTAGATTTAAACATTATTATGTTATAGCACAATTATGATTATCTAATTTCCAATTTTTATAGCTTTAAATACTGAACCTACCAAGTTTTGAAGATTACCTTCACATCATTCTTATTTTCCAGGTATCCTTATATCTCTGTATACCTTATACCATGTATTGCTACATTTAGAATTTCTAAAAATTAAAACTGTTGCTTCTTTTACTTTATACTCTTTATTCTTGGTTTCACAATTTATATACAATTTAATTGTTGCTTCTTTAACATATTATACTTAAATAATAAGTTATCTTGAATTTCAATTCAAACCACTTTGAACTTCCTGCTCATATATTGATTACCCATATTTCCACCTAAAATCTCTAGTTAAGTAATCAAACCCTCTATAATTTATGTGGGAAAATATATAGGAACATATCCACAAACACCAATAAATAGTGTTGGGGAACATAGTGTTATGTTTACTTGAGTGAAATTACCAAGTAGCGAAAACAAAGATCAAATAGaaatgtgtatacatacatacatacatacatacatacatacatacatacttcatAATTTACTATTTATTTGCTTTGATGTTTCTTGCAAGCTCCCACTAAGGCCCATAGGCTCCCACTAAAGTCCACAGgctacctctctctatatatgtgtatgtgtgtgggtatatatatatatatatatcaaaacttCAATGAAACAACACAACCtattgaaaatgaaaacaaaacattaCCTATCAAGCACTTAGGATTAATTATTGAATGTAGATGGAAAAAACTCACAAAATCCAACACTAGTTTGGAAAGCACCACACAATCGACCCCATGTTGTCCAAGTTTACATGGTTGCAGGCAGGGCTCGCATGGTACAATAAACCTACTGCTAATAAATCCTACAACATTGCAAGCAACATCAGAGCTGCAGATTGAGTTTTTATAAAAACCCGCCAAAAAAATACAAACACGACAGTGACAACTTTCTAGCCTCTTGTGGGAAAGAGGCGTCTAGCGAGCATAGACTTTTTTGAATTACTGACAATTTTATGTGCTTACTAGCCCCCATtatacacatagatacatacatacatgtatatgtataagtaacatatgcatacatatatatacatgtatatatatcaccACAAATAAACACATTATATCAAACATGGTTGCTACTTTCATCTATATTTTGGCCGCTTAACAAAGATTAGgtggttctatttcttttgttcTCATTTCAATAGGCTATAAAACCCACACTAAAAACACAACTCTCATAAAATTGTGGAAAATTAATGGAAGCCATTTTATATGGAAGCAACACTTACCTTATCTTCTACAACACGTTAAAAACCATTTAAcatgaaaataaaaattacatgTTAAGCATCCAGGTTTATTATGAAATGTAGAAGAGGAATAACTCACAGAGGCCAACACAAGTCCCAAAATACACCACACACCTCAACGGATCTTGTACAACATTGCATGAAGATGGgtagcatacacacacacatatagccataattaaatatgaaaatcaTTTAACTTGAAACCACAAATTTCTTGGCATGCACCCAGCCTTCGAAATGAGAATCCTTTGCACCTCACCATAATTTCTTAACACGTCATagctctctttcttttcttttttagaaaaataatttgCCAAATGGAGATGAAAATATCAACAACACATAACCCAATAGACAACAACTGTCTTTTCATTTCAGAGGACAAGACACTTGAGAATAACCCCCATCAAAAGAGAACATCCAAAAAGTACCAAAAAAGGTATGGGAATTATTTAACATGGAAATGACTATTGCTTTCCCTTCCCTCATAGAACCAACATAGCAGCCACTTAACAAATGAAAATAGCAACCAGATTTGTCACCCTATTCCTTGGCTACCATTTCAATCTATGGGTTtcactcttttctttctttccatattttGTTGAGGGTTTTTTAGATATTCCTCTCACTAGGTTACTATTTCCATTTGTAGGTTTTAAGATTGTATTGTTCCTGTGTTTTTATATGTCTATGTATATCtttgtttatagggaaacaaaaATCATGTTTCAGTTAACCACAAAtagttttgatttgttttaattaggaCAAGTCTTCCCTTTACAGACGTACATTCCACAATGAACAAGGATTTTACAAAGTACACCCTACACACAAGCTAATCTGAATAGCTATCTTTGGCAGTTAGCCAATTCTCTAACTCCCTTTTTTTTAAGAGCACCATCTCAAAGGATCAAAGTAATTGTTTCTAGACTTCTTCCATAGAAAAACAAGCAAAATCAATATAATCATATCAAAGACAACAATTATTGACTACAAGTTTGAGCATAAGGATGTTGAAAAGGTTTATGTTGAAGAACACACAACCTACCTCTCCTGCAAAAGGTTTTTGCAAGAAAGAGGTCTCTTGACCTTTAGGCCATTAGGTCTTAGAAATTTAAATCATTGCTTACAAGGATTCAGAGCCCATTGAATTAATCAGATGCTCCCATTGCAATGATCAGAAATGGTATCATGTGCCTAGTGAAGTTTGGATGCAACCAGCTTCAATCTCCTCTTTTATAGATTAAACAACCATTTTGTAAGAAAATTGATAGCTTTGGTTAAGAACTATGTTTAGAGGACCGCAACTAGGAAAACAAAACTtgccacaacttcactactatggATAGTTTTTAAGGATCCAATTTTCTTCTAAATCAAACAATGAATGGAATAGACAACTTCTACATCATTAGGGACCACAAGGGGTTTTCC from Cryptomeria japonica chromosome 3, Sugi_1.0, whole genome shotgun sequence harbors:
- the LOC131874090 gene encoding uncharacterized protein LOC131874090 — encoded protein: MASRMKIICYVLLGLIFASTLIDAAVAEERGGGERGGGGGRGGGGGRGGGPGHGDGGGGGGRGLSETDGGPGRGGGRGGGGPGRGGGGGRGGGPPGHGSFATLNNSHNLNINMTTW